In Chitinivibrionales bacterium, one genomic interval encodes:
- a CDS encoding nucleotidyltransferase domain-containing protein, whose translation MIDEKKLLDDFVKEIVAAAHPLRIILFGSWARGERHANSDLDALVVMPDGTACRRTAREIYRNLSGLGYAADIVVATPAIIEQQKNNRSLVYFYAIAEGKELYRAAA comes from the coding sequence ATGATTGATGAAAAAAAACTGCTTGATGATTTTGTAAAGGAGATTGTCGCCGCAGCCCATCCGCTTCGGATTATTCTTTTCGGCTCCTGGGCAAGAGGGGAGCGGCATGCCAACAGCGACCTTGACGCATTGGTAGTGATGCCCGACGGGACTGCGTGCCGAAGAACCGCGCGGGAAATTTACCGAAATTTATCCGGATTAGGGTATGCGGCGGACATAGTTGTTGCAACGCCGGCGATCATCGAACAGCAAAAGAACAACCGCTCACTTGTATATTTTTACGCCATAGCAGAAGGCAAGGAGTTATACCGTGCAGCGGCGTGA